Proteins encoded within one genomic window of Methanolacinia paynteri:
- a CDS encoding DUF368 domain-containing protein, producing the protein MGICDIIPGVSGGTMALITGIYERLVKAIGNIGPSPVKYLLKGDVKSAMEEFEKFDPIFLIVLVAGIGTSFLAMSNVILVLLNDYAVQTFSFFFGLIVASAVVLFLIIEEDSRDKRAAAFLLIGAIAGFILAGLNPASLGHSLPVLFLSGMAALCAMILPGISGSYSMLVLGQYEYMLSVIKSLSLVEIATYVAGGVIGLLLFSRLLKYLLKTHHTAMIAFLTGLMLGSARLLFDKITAAGGTIGSAVLFVAAGAVVIIIMELAKRFFSDREQKADN; encoded by the coding sequence ATGGGAATCTGCGACATCATCCCCGGTGTATCCGGCGGAACGATGGCGCTTATCACCGGAATATACGAACGCCTGGTAAAGGCCATAGGAAATATCGGTCCTTCGCCTGTAAAGTACCTGCTCAAGGGCGATGTAAAGTCGGCAATGGAGGAGTTTGAAAAGTTCGATCCCATATTCCTGATCGTGCTTGTTGCCGGTATCGGGACATCCTTTCTCGCGATGTCTAATGTCATCCTCGTGCTTCTCAATGATTATGCGGTGCAGACTTTCTCGTTCTTCTTCGGGCTCATCGTCGCATCGGCAGTCGTATTGTTCCTTATAATAGAGGAGGACTCGAGGGACAAACGGGCCGCTGCATTCCTTCTGATCGGTGCGATTGCAGGCTTCATTCTTGCAGGCTTAAACCCGGCCTCGCTCGGTCATTCGCTTCCCGTTCTCTTTCTCTCCGGGATGGCGGCGCTGTGTGCGATGATCCTCCCCGGGATCTCCGGTTCGTATAGCATGCTCGTCCTCGGCCAGTACGAATACATGCTCAGCGTGATAAAATCGCTCTCTCTCGTTGAGATCGCAACATATGTCGCCGGCGGCGTAATCGGGCTGCTTCTCTTCTCGCGTCTGCTGAAATACCTGCTTAAGACACACCATACAGCGATGATAGCATTTTTGACCGGACTCATGCTCGGGTCGGCAAGGCTGCTCTTCGACAAGATTACTGCCGCAGGCGGAACGATCGGATCGGCTGTTCTCTTCGTTGCGGCAGGCGCAGTCGTAATTATCATAATGGAGCTTGCGAAGAGATTTTTTTCAGATCGCGAGCAAAAAGCGGACAATTAA
- a CDS encoding CPBP family intramembrane glutamic endopeptidase, with translation MNILSTPPESKRFTGILVLLLVFTLAPVFGFFAGDGSPAGEFLGASATLAPFVILAIAAYLSMNKRMDMLKYPAYAILLGIILATAFISFFFGLISILPADIVFSEEFDPGAFDAIADTGILGKIALLFLGCAGAAIFSLIPLLKTVRVKLASRLDFDPFCRVHIIALVAIFAVTIIPLIPVTVAGVPPYLSPAFMEIIKNDAAFLEGTVAVDIYTLFWTILASFAIVGLFTKRNFKETLQRLGLSKPAAKEVLIAIGAALALIVVFYAVDAIIAVIWNAAGWPLTDSNAFEAFLVPYMTLPGIVIASVCAGFGEEISVRGVLQPRFGIILPAMLFASLHAFQYNWDGIVSVFIAGLVFGIIRQRYSTTVSAITHTTYDFVLFLGLLLGFNVI, from the coding sequence GTGAATATTCTATCCACTCCACCGGAATCCAAAAGATTTACAGGAATCCTGGTACTGTTGCTCGTATTCACACTGGCCCCTGTGTTTGGTTTTTTTGCGGGAGACGGCTCTCCGGCCGGTGAATTCCTCGGGGCTTCGGCAACCCTTGCTCCGTTCGTGATACTCGCGATTGCCGCCTATCTTTCGATGAACAAACGCATGGATATGCTGAAATATCCGGCATATGCGATCCTTCTCGGAATAATACTGGCAACCGCCTTCATATCGTTCTTCTTCGGCCTGATCTCGATACTGCCGGCAGACATTGTCTTCTCCGAAGAATTCGATCCCGGAGCCTTTGACGCCATAGCAGATACAGGGATTCTCGGGAAGATCGCTCTCCTCTTCCTGGGCTGCGCAGGAGCGGCAATCTTCTCCCTTATCCCGCTTTTAAAAACAGTCCGTGTAAAGCTTGCCTCAAGACTCGACTTCGATCCCTTCTGCCGGGTGCATATCATTGCACTGGTGGCGATCTTTGCAGTAACGATAATCCCCCTGATTCCTGTTACGGTTGCGGGAGTCCCGCCATACCTGTCCCCGGCCTTCATGGAGATAATAAAAAATGACGCGGCATTCCTCGAAGGGACTGTTGCGGTCGACATCTATACTCTCTTCTGGACAATCCTGGCCTCCTTTGCAATCGTAGGCCTTTTTACGAAGAGGAATTTTAAGGAGACGCTGCAAAGGCTCGGCCTTTCAAAACCCGCCGCAAAAGAAGTGCTGATCGCAATCGGTGCAGCACTTGCCTTGATCGTGGTCTTTTATGCGGTCGATGCCATAATCGCAGTAATCTGGAATGCAGCCGGCTGGCCTCTCACTGATTCCAACGCTTTCGAAGCGTTCCTCGTCCCGTACATGACTCTCCCGGGTATAGTAATCGCTTCAGTCTGTGCGGGGTTCGGCGAGGAGATCTCGGTAAGAGGCGTTCTTCAGCCGAGATTCGGAATAATACTCCCGGCTATGCTCTTCGCCTCCCTTCATGCATTCCAGTACAACTGGGACGGGATCGTATCGGTGTTCATCGCCGGACTGGTCTTCGGTATAATCAGGCAGCGCTACAGCACGACCGTCAGTGCAATAACACATACCACATACGACTTCGTGCTCTTCCTGGGGCTTCTCCTGGGATTTAATGTAATCTAA